A genome region from Candidatus Binataceae bacterium includes the following:
- a CDS encoding glycosyltransferase yields the protein MAVSFAPGRAAARAAQRVFFLVEGFTDIRFVAGLSEICELTMVVPAVEYRASGLAQRLAELSLKLELIEIGGRRLAFQIGSLAWLMRHAARFDVILAQEALRGALNANLAGRLRRVPVVTYIGIAPVEYFRCRRERQQIGRIRALAGEAVIRTLLALNGRLAARTLAMGPYVRGVAERYSSRVGIGRYYGVDTARFRPADAGERTALRARLGLPHDRFMVLFASRISHEKDPETVIRAVASVRARGLNAVLINLGGGWQEFLALARRLCGPEVDEWAIGRPAVNPLTEVFDYFRCTDVVAQASLAEGAAFATLEALACATPVVATAVGGMAIQLDGLAQIVPRGDANAMAEAILWVAANCEAARAQAKLGRDYVNAEWNRDKAFADLRQVIEEVATSASRWLHSRQRSHA from the coding sequence ATGGCGGTAAGTTTCGCACCCGGTCGCGCGGCGGCGCGCGCGGCGCAGCGCGTATTTTTTTTGGTCGAGGGCTTCACGGACATTCGCTTCGTCGCCGGGCTCAGCGAGATCTGCGAGCTCACCATGGTCGTGCCGGCTGTCGAGTACCGCGCAAGCGGCCTCGCCCAGCGCCTCGCGGAACTCAGTCTGAAGCTTGAGCTGATCGAGATCGGCGGCAGGCGGCTCGCTTTTCAAATCGGCTCGCTGGCGTGGCTGATGCGCCATGCCGCGCGTTTCGACGTAATTCTTGCGCAGGAGGCCTTGCGCGGCGCGCTGAATGCAAATCTGGCCGGTAGGCTGCGACGCGTGCCGGTCGTGACCTACATCGGGATAGCGCCGGTCGAGTACTTTCGTTGCCGACGGGAGCGGCAGCAAATCGGCCGCATCAGAGCGCTCGCCGGCGAAGCGGTCATCCGCACGTTGCTCGCGCTCAATGGACGCCTCGCCGCACGCACGCTCGCGATGGGTCCGTATGTGCGCGGAGTTGCCGAACGCTACAGTTCGCGAGTCGGGATCGGTCGCTATTATGGGGTGGATACGGCGCGGTTTCGGCCCGCCGACGCCGGCGAGCGGACGGCGCTGCGCGCGCGTCTCGGGCTTCCGCACGATCGTTTCATGGTGTTGTTCGCAAGCCGAATCAGCCACGAGAAGGATCCTGAGACGGTGATCCGGGCGGTCGCGAGCGTGCGGGCGCGCGGTTTAAACGCCGTGCTGATCAACCTCGGCGGCGGCTGGCAGGAATTTCTCGCGCTCGCTCGCCGCCTGTGCGGGCCTGAGGTCGATGAATGGGCTATCGGGCGACCGGCGGTGAATCCGCTGACCGAAGTGTTCGACTATTTCCGCTGTACCGACGTCGTTGCGCAGGCGTCGCTCGCGGAGGGCGCGGCCTTCGCGACGCTCGAGGCGCTGGCTTGCGCCACGCCCGTGGTCGCAACCGCCGTCGGTGGGATGGCGATCCAGCTCGACGGTCTGGCGCAGATTGTCCCGCGCGGCGACGCCAACGCGATGGCGGAGGCGATTTTGTGGGTCGCGGCAAATTGCGAAGCGGCGCGCGCGCAGGCCAAGCTGGGTCGCGACTACGTCAACGCCGAGTGGAATCGCGATAAGGCATTCGCCGATCTGCGTCAGGTAATCGAAGAGGTCGCGACCAGCGCGAGTCGCTGGCTTCACAGCCGTCAACGCTCGCACGCTTGA
- a CDS encoding glycosyltransferase, whose translation MWILHLGKFYPPHHGGIETHLATLCRGLAQAATVEAIVANDGRRSVTEDLDGVRVRRLGTIGTPASTPICPSMIGAIRSTPADLIHLHVPNPYPALALLLSGCAAPLVIGWHSDVVRQKQLARLFAPIERAIVRRAAALIASSPNYLDSSPILARNRARVHVIPYGIEPTEFQPRDPARIAQLRERYGPRIVLGVGRLVYYKGFENLIHAMAGVAGHLLIVGEGPLRPRLERTARAAGVDVRVSFLGDLSRDELIDTYQACDVFVLPAVARSEAFGIVQLEAMACGKPVVNTRLASGVPFVSIDEETGITVEPAQPAALAAALNLLLDDRELCERYGAAGLRRVREHFSAAAMVERTLSLYREILAGRSPADQ comes from the coding sequence GTGTGGATTCTTCATCTCGGTAAATTCTATCCGCCGCATCACGGCGGCATCGAAACCCATCTGGCGACGCTGTGTCGCGGTCTGGCGCAAGCCGCCACTGTCGAGGCGATCGTCGCCAATGACGGCCGGCGCAGCGTGACCGAGGATCTCGACGGCGTGCGGGTGCGCCGGCTGGGAACGATCGGCACGCCAGCCTCGACGCCAATCTGTCCAAGCATGATCGGCGCGATCCGCAGCACGCCGGCGGATTTGATTCATTTGCACGTTCCGAATCCATATCCTGCTCTGGCGCTTCTGTTGAGCGGTTGCGCAGCTCCGCTAGTGATTGGCTGGCACAGCGACGTCGTCCGGCAAAAACAACTGGCGCGGCTCTTCGCGCCAATTGAGCGCGCGATCGTGCGACGAGCCGCAGCGTTGATCGCGAGCTCGCCGAATTATCTCGACAGCTCGCCGATCCTGGCGCGGAATCGCGCCCGCGTCCACGTGATTCCCTACGGGATCGAGCCGACGGAGTTTCAGCCGCGCGACCCGGCGCGAATCGCGCAGCTCCGTGAACGCTATGGGCCGCGAATCGTGCTGGGCGTCGGCCGACTGGTTTACTACAAAGGCTTCGAAAATCTGATTCACGCGATGGCTGGAGTCGCGGGCCATCTTCTGATTGTCGGCGAGGGACCGCTGCGCCCTCGGCTGGAACGCACTGCGCGCGCGGCCGGAGTCGATGTGCGCGTCAGCTTTCTCGGGGACTTGAGCCGCGACGAATTGATCGACACCTATCAGGCCTGCGACGTCTTCGTGCTGCCCGCGGTGGCGCGCAGCGAAGCCTTCGGCATCGTGCAACTGGAGGCAATGGCCTGCGGGAAGCCGGTCGTCAATACGCGGCTCGCGTCGGGAGTGCCCTTCGTATCGATCGACGAGGAGACCGGCATCACCGTCGAGCCGGCTCAGCCCGCGGCGTTGGCTGCGGCGCTCAATTTATTGCTCGATGATCGCGAACTGTGCGAACGTTATGGCGCAGCCGGATTGCGCCGCGTGCGCGAGCACTTCAGCGCCGCCGCGATGGTCGAGCGGACGCTCTCGCTCTATCGGGAAATTCTGGCGGGGCGGTCACCCGCTGATCAGTGA
- a CDS encoding ABC transporter permease, with protein MRDLERIADQPEFTAAPELQELPRTDGPTRGTPAPTITITSLRRWRGFGLAELWDHRDLGFFLAWRDVKVRYQQTVLGIAWAVLQPFLTMVVFTLLFGRLARVPSEGEPYAIFSYAALLPWNFFTGAVGNAGNSLVGSANLITKVYFPRLVIPVAAVGAALVDFAIAAVILFLMTPWYGVPFTPSLLMFPVLTLLTAIVAAGVGMWLAALNVKYRDVRYALPFALQLWMFVTPVIYPLSLVPARWRWLLGLNPLSAIIEGYRDAIFGRPLDWSALALAALTAAVILIYAAYAFRRMESEFADFI; from the coding sequence ATGCGCGACCTTGAGCGAATAGCAGATCAGCCCGAGTTCACTGCCGCGCCCGAATTGCAGGAGTTACCGCGAACGGACGGGCCGACCCGCGGAACGCCCGCACCCACAATCACGATTACCAGCCTGCGCAGATGGCGCGGTTTCGGGCTGGCCGAGCTGTGGGACCATCGCGACCTCGGATTTTTCTTGGCCTGGCGCGACGTCAAGGTGCGCTATCAGCAGACGGTGCTGGGAATCGCCTGGGCGGTCCTGCAACCGTTCCTCACGATGGTGGTCTTTACGCTCCTGTTTGGCCGGCTGGCGCGCGTGCCCTCGGAGGGCGAGCCGTACGCGATTTTCTCCTATGCCGCGCTCCTGCCGTGGAATTTTTTCACGGGAGCTGTGGGCAACGCGGGTAACAGCCTGGTCGGCAGCGCCAATCTGATAACCAAGGTCTATTTTCCGCGACTGGTGATTCCGGTGGCGGCGGTCGGCGCGGCACTCGTGGATTTTGCGATCGCCGCGGTGATTTTGTTCCTGATGACGCCGTGGTACGGCGTTCCCTTTACGCCGAGCCTCCTGATGTTTCCGGTGCTGACACTGCTGACTGCGATAGTCGCCGCCGGCGTCGGCATGTGGCTCGCGGCGCTCAACGTGAAATACCGCGACGTCCGCTATGCATTGCCGTTTGCACTGCAGCTCTGGATGTTCGTCACGCCGGTTATCTATCCGTTGAGTCTGGTACCGGCGCGATGGCGGTGGCTGCTGGGACTGAATCCGCTCAGCGCCATAATCGAGGGGTACCGCGATGCGATTTTCGGGCGGCCTCTGGATTGGTCCGCGCTGGCGCTCGCAGCGCTGACAGCGGCTGTGATCCTGATATATGCGGCCTATGCATTCCGGCGCATGGAAAGCGAATTCGCGGATTTCATCTGA
- a CDS encoding glycosyltransferase family 2 protein yields MKPATPRVSVLIATHNRPDYLRGAIASVLLGAYAEFEVIVSDDAGPPHNRAVVESFADPRVHYRRNPERLGIAGNHLAAARDARGDYVAVLNDDDVWEPELLATLAPLLDANVNLAVAFADHHIIDADGALDAAATASSSRRWKRDRLADREYGNRDFQRIALVDQSIAIVAALFRRSAIDWSDFPLETGPAYDLWLTYLACRGGGAAWYASRRLARFRVHRESASVLESASAACAAIFIYSRLSADPALAHWRRLFAARLKYAHLRYALALSERGGTKSPREHLWLALCSKHGPRAALAMALSFVPDHVRANLLRRTRAILRGAIRSSRKSAAVARWR; encoded by the coding sequence ATGAAGCCCGCGACGCCGCGCGTCAGCGTGCTGATCGCGACGCACAACAGGCCCGATTATCTGCGTGGCGCGATCGCGAGCGTTCTCTTGGGCGCTTACGCGGAGTTCGAGGTAATCGTCTCGGATGACGCCGGCCCGCCGCACAACCGCGCGGTAGTGGAGTCCTTCGCCGATCCGCGGGTGCATTACCGGCGCAACCCGGAGCGCCTCGGGATCGCCGGCAACCATCTGGCGGCAGCCCGCGACGCGCGCGGCGACTATGTTGCCGTGCTCAACGACGACGACGTCTGGGAGCCGGAACTCCTCGCGACCCTGGCGCCGCTTCTCGACGCGAATGTGAATCTGGCCGTCGCCTTCGCCGACCATCACATCATCGATGCTGACGGCGCGCTCGACGCGGCTGCGACGGCGTCTAGCAGCCGGCGCTGGAAGCGCGATCGCCTCGCGGATCGAGAATATGGCAACCGCGACTTTCAGCGGATTGCGCTGGTCGATCAGAGCATCGCGATCGTCGCGGCGCTCTTTCGGCGGAGCGCGATTGATTGGTCGGACTTTCCCCTTGAAACCGGCCCGGCCTACGACCTGTGGCTGACTTATCTCGCCTGCCGCGGCGGCGGCGCGGCCTGGTACGCATCGCGGCGGCTGGCGCGCTTCCGGGTTCATCGCGAGAGCGCGAGCGTGCTCGAGAGCGCAAGCGCCGCGTGCGCGGCGATCTTCATCTATTCGCGTTTGAGTGCGGATCCCGCGCTGGCGCATTGGCGACGGCTGTTCGCTGCGCGGCTGAAATATGCTCACCTCCGCTACGCGCTCGCCTTGTCCGAGCGGGGCGGAACCAAGTCGCCGCGCGAGCATTTATGGCTGGCGCTCTGCTCGAAGCATGGCCCGCGCGCAGCGCTGGCGATGGCCTTGAGCTTCGTGCCCGATCATGTGCGCGCAAATCTTTTGCGCCGGACGCGCGCGATCTTGCGCGGCGCGATACGTTCGTCGCGCAAAAGTGCCGCGGTTGCGCGATGGCGGTAA
- a CDS encoding ABC transporter ATP-binding protein — translation MHPMIRAEHLGKRYQIGVRESNRTLRESVMHAMNAPLRRLRAGFVRERAAPQYVQALDGVSFEVDAGEVLGIIGRNGAGKSTLLKILARITAPTRGRAELYGRVGSLLEVGTGFHPELTGRDNVFLSGAILGMRRAEIARKFDAIVAFAEVERFIDTPVKRYSSGMHVRLAFAVAAHLEPEILLVDEVLAVGDAAFQKRCLGKINEVARAGRTVLFVSHNLASIESLCRSCMIIGDGRVEAIGAPAAMIARYMSAELLRERRMRDLGAHPGRTRGSVPLMTEVRLRSQPDGLEGAAKMGGALTVQAHFAVPHPIRPILGVTIKTANGAPILGVSNRWTRAGCDGPALTHGTIRCTFEHLPLMPGTYMLDLYFGDFAEMTRDLDVIIDAIALEVFPADIYGTGMIPRSVDGPVFCDANWTVDSA, via the coding sequence ATGCATCCGATGATCCGCGCCGAGCATTTGGGCAAGCGCTATCAAATCGGCGTGCGCGAATCGAATCGCACGCTGCGCGAGAGCGTTATGCACGCGATGAATGCGCCGCTACGACGGTTACGCGCGGGCTTCGTGCGTGAACGCGCAGCCCCGCAGTACGTGCAGGCGCTCGACGGCGTGAGCTTCGAGGTTGATGCGGGCGAAGTGCTGGGGATCATCGGACGCAACGGCGCGGGGAAATCGACCCTGCTGAAAATCCTTGCGCGCATCACCGCCCCGACGCGCGGTCGCGCAGAGCTCTACGGCCGCGTCGGCAGCCTGCTCGAAGTCGGCACGGGATTTCATCCGGAACTGACCGGACGCGACAACGTCTTTCTGAGCGGCGCGATTCTCGGCATGCGCCGCGCCGAGATCGCACGCAAGTTCGACGCGATCGTCGCCTTCGCCGAGGTCGAGCGCTTCATCGACACCCCCGTCAAGCGCTACTCCAGCGGGATGCATGTGCGGCTCGCGTTCGCCGTCGCGGCCCATCTGGAGCCGGAGATTCTGCTGGTGGACGAAGTCCTCGCGGTGGGCGACGCCGCCTTCCAGAAGCGCTGTCTGGGCAAGATCAACGAAGTTGCGCGCGCCGGCCGCACGGTCCTGTTCGTCAGCCACAACCTGGCCTCGATCGAGTCGCTCTGTCGCTCATGCATGATTATCGGCGATGGGCGCGTCGAGGCGATTGGCGCGCCGGCCGCGATGATCGCGCGATATATGAGCGCCGAGCTCTTACGCGAACGCCGGATGCGCGACCTCGGCGCCCATCCGGGGCGCACGCGCGGCTCGGTCCCGCTGATGACCGAGGTGCGGCTGCGCTCGCAGCCCGATGGCCTCGAAGGCGCCGCGAAGATGGGCGGTGCGCTAACGGTGCAGGCGCACTTTGCCGTCCCGCATCCGATCCGGCCGATCCTCGGAGTCACGATCAAAACCGCGAACGGCGCGCCGATTCTGGGCGTCAGTAATCGTTGGACGCGCGCCGGCTGCGACGGGCCTGCGCTGACGCACGGCACGATTCGCTGCACCTTCGAGCACCTCCCTTTGATGCCGGGTACCTACATGCTCGATCTCTATTTCGGCGATTTCGCCGAGATGACGCGCGACCTCGACGTGATCATTGACGCGATCGCGCTCGAAGTCTTTCCGGCGGATATCTACGGTACCGGAATGATTCCACGTTCAGTGGATGGTCCGGTGTTTTGCGACGCGAACTGGACCGTCGATTCCGCATGA
- a CDS encoding glycosyltransferase family 1 protein has protein sequence MIPLRVALIADFIEERWASMDRVAEALAERLARNHGGELTPVLIRPLLQRRLTLRAISSRGLENADRLINRFYDYPAYLQRRRTEFDVFHIIDHSYAHLVDCLPAARTVVTCHDLETFRCLLEPEREWRPIIFRAMTRRILRGLTHAAAVSCVSASTRAELIRFGIANERRSVVIANGVDEIFSPVANPHADAEAARLLGLAHDGRPELLHVGAPVRRKRIDILLGVFARLRQRWPSAWLVRVGGDLPREAAALASQLGVADAIATVPHVSSAVLAAIYRRAALLLITSEAEGFGLPMVEALACRTPVLASDLSSLREIGGDAADYAPVGDVEQLFRVADQLLRAREGDPASWIRRREAAISRAQQFSWDAAAARTAALYHTVAG, from the coding sequence ATGATCCCGCTGCGGGTGGCGCTAATCGCCGACTTCATCGAAGAGCGCTGGGCGAGCATGGACCGCGTCGCCGAGGCGTTGGCGGAGCGGCTCGCGAGGAACCACGGCGGCGAACTGACGCCAGTGCTGATCCGGCCGCTCCTGCAGCGGCGTCTGACGCTTCGCGCGATAAGCTCGCGTGGGCTCGAAAATGCTGATCGCCTAATCAATCGTTTCTATGATTATCCCGCTTATCTGCAACGACGACGGACGGAGTTCGACGTCTTTCACATCATCGATCACAGCTACGCTCATCTGGTGGACTGTCTGCCGGCGGCGCGGACCGTCGTGACTTGCCACGATCTCGAAACCTTCCGCTGTCTGCTCGAGCCCGAGCGCGAGTGGCGCCCGATCATTTTTCGTGCGATGACGCGCCGAATCCTGCGCGGGCTCACGCACGCGGCGGCGGTCTCCTGCGTGAGCGCATCTACGCGCGCCGAGCTGATTCGCTTTGGAATCGCGAACGAGCGACGCTCAGTCGTAATCGCCAACGGCGTCGACGAGATCTTCAGTCCGGTGGCGAATCCGCACGCCGACGCCGAGGCGGCTCGGCTGCTCGGGCTGGCGCATGACGGGCGCCCCGAGCTTTTGCACGTTGGCGCACCCGTCAGGCGCAAGCGAATCGACATCCTGCTTGGCGTTTTCGCGCGGTTGCGCCAACGCTGGCCCTCCGCGTGGCTGGTGCGGGTCGGAGGTGATCTGCCCCGCGAGGCGGCCGCGTTGGCCTCGCAGCTCGGGGTGGCGGATGCGATCGCGACGGTGCCGCACGTCAGCAGCGCGGTGCTCGCTGCTATCTATCGGCGGGCGGCGCTTCTCCTGATCACCTCGGAGGCGGAAGGCTTTGGGCTGCCGATGGTCGAAGCGCTGGCCTGCAGAACGCCGGTGCTCGCGAGCGATCTCAGCTCGTTGCGCGAAATCGGCGGCGACGCGGCGGATTACGCTCCGGTCGGTGACGTCGAGCAATTGTTCAGAGTGGCGGACCAATTACTGCGCGCGCGCGAAGGCGATCCTGCAAGCTGGATCCGCCGGCGCGAAGCGGCGATCTCTCGGGCGCAGCAATTCTCTTGGGACGCCGCCGCGGCGCGCACCGCGGCGCTCTATCACACGGTCGCCGGCTAA
- a CDS encoding glycosyltransferase family 4 protein, translating to MIWQILTGEYPPDRGGVSDYTRCVARGLAAAGDEVHVWAPPSTGLPSEDAGVVLHRLPDRFGPLTLPRLGAMIARAGGGRLLVQYEPQAFGWRGMNVALCAWLAARRGRGEPTVMCHEVMFPISREQPWSQNLRGVVNRIMAAIVVRSAARIFVSTPYWAEVLRRQVGVVRDAVWLPLPSTIPALHDEAAVLGLRRSLIPAGGSLLGHFSTYPGTTRRLLAEVLPRILDARKNLEVVLMGAGSREFRATLGKLPRELPGRIHATGYLPAADASAHLSGCDLMLQPYADGACARRTTLVAALAHGRPIVSNRGSATESLWQQTAALALVDDEAAALADRLLELLDDPAAQARYGASAAALYRTRFALEHTIGPLRAELWGSL from the coding sequence ATGATATGGCAGATTCTTACCGGTGAGTACCCGCCCGATCGCGGCGGCGTCAGCGACTACACCAGATGCGTCGCGCGCGGTTTGGCCGCCGCCGGCGACGAGGTCCATGTCTGGGCGCCACCCTCGACCGGGTTGCCGTCCGAAGACGCGGGGGTTGTGCTGCATCGTCTTCCCGATCGCTTTGGCCCGCTCACCCTCCCGCGGCTCGGCGCGATGATAGCGCGAGCCGGTGGCGGGCGTCTGCTGGTCCAGTATGAGCCGCAGGCCTTCGGTTGGCGCGGGATGAACGTGGCACTCTGCGCATGGCTGGCGGCGCGGCGCGGTCGTGGCGAACCGACGGTGATGTGCCACGAAGTCATGTTCCCGATCTCACGTGAGCAGCCGTGGTCGCAAAATTTGCGCGGCGTGGTTAATCGCATCATGGCTGCGATCGTCGTAAGGTCGGCGGCGCGCATTTTCGTCTCGACGCCATATTGGGCGGAAGTGCTGCGCCGGCAGGTCGGTGTGGTGCGCGACGCCGTATGGTTGCCGCTGCCAAGCACGATTCCGGCCCTTCACGATGAAGCCGCGGTGCTCGGATTGCGGCGTAGCCTGATACCGGCTGGTGGCTCACTGCTCGGCCACTTCAGCACCTATCCTGGGACGACTCGACGTCTGCTCGCGGAGGTGCTGCCGCGAATTCTGGATGCGAGGAAAAACCTCGAAGTCGTGCTGATGGGCGCGGGCAGCCGCGAGTTCCGCGCGACGCTGGGGAAGCTTCCGCGCGAATTGCCAGGACGGATTCATGCGACCGGATATCTGCCCGCGGCCGATGCGTCGGCGCATCTCTCGGGCTGCGATCTGATGTTGCAACCGTACGCTGATGGAGCTTGCGCTCGGCGGACTACACTGGTTGCGGCGCTTGCGCACGGGCGACCGATCGTCAGCAACCGCGGTTCGGCGACGGAGAGTTTGTGGCAGCAGACCGCCGCGCTCGCGCTGGTTGATGATGAAGCCGCGGCCCTCGCGGATCGCCTCCTCGAGCTTCTGGACGACCCTGCGGCGCAAGCGCGTTACGGCGCAAGCGCCGCCGCGCTCTATCGGACGCGCTTTGCGCTGGAGCATACGATCGGACCACTGCGAGCGGAGCTATGGGGCTCGCTATGA
- a CDS encoding HAD-IIIC family phosphatase — MLEWDGVESGRYRKYGLQDFRDRAWTARQANSVAPLVTERSLIAAALAAPLCQWEKFAAECAALGAEEFAVRHTLGVADFLINYIRSGDRVWRDLYLGERFKQAHWPGDDPAQMIERRRGLIAADREAIMGVAAARLDQAGRARLEEFFSVALAAADRTPSNQCRVLFVGDCLFLDLATFLAAPLAAAGVLLRPTFLTSKNPSELRTAIRGLRDEQFDLVCYSPYTYEFDVGFAATHYGGLALRRRNLHRLAAEAHRRTRATLMLLRELFDCAIVIHTSANFRRHDCSWQSQIKNLVTRRARQVTARRASDLIGRLVERRGRDAATAIAILDERVALARHGDLPLGETFHDSGVVHPTVFSRDLAETYQSLILSRVQLTTKKILVADLDNTLWKGTIGEGPVEHDHRRQAVLKKLRERGVMLAICSKNVPRKIKWDGALLAETDFVAAQINWGPKAANLIRIAQELNLRLNDFVFLDDRADERALVQEALPEVVTMDPAAEGDWAMIEWWAALISPQGGADRAQLYRERRERQQSLDALPDRLEAEKLLHTLRLRLKIRDASKRDLPRVVELINRTNQFNTSGARTTVRELLAWLDDPQHRLLAAEAADKFGEMGLISALLIETGGPAIEIIAWVMSCRVFGFGIEVAMLNHLKRLAAEIRASSLHGYFTPTDSNDPCRDVYPANGFVWDGVKWVCAGDRVAADPQWLAIDAELISLSA, encoded by the coding sequence ATGCTGGAGTGGGACGGTGTTGAGAGCGGCAGGTACAGGAAATACGGTTTGCAGGATTTTCGCGATCGAGCCTGGACGGCACGTCAGGCAAATTCCGTCGCGCCTCTGGTTACTGAGCGCAGCCTGATCGCGGCGGCGCTCGCCGCGCCGCTGTGCCAATGGGAGAAATTCGCGGCCGAGTGCGCCGCGCTCGGCGCGGAGGAATTCGCCGTGCGCCACACGCTGGGGGTCGCCGATTTTCTAATTAACTACATCCGCTCGGGTGACCGGGTCTGGCGCGATCTCTATCTCGGTGAGCGTTTCAAGCAGGCGCATTGGCCGGGGGACGATCCCGCCCAGATGATCGAACGGCGCCGTGGGCTAATCGCGGCCGATCGCGAAGCGATTATGGGTGTAGCGGCGGCGCGGCTGGATCAAGCGGGCCGCGCGCGGCTCGAAGAATTCTTCAGCGTTGCGCTGGCCGCCGCAGATCGCACACCCTCGAATCAATGCCGGGTGCTGTTTGTCGGCGATTGCCTGTTTCTTGATCTGGCGACGTTTTTAGCTGCGCCGCTCGCCGCCGCGGGCGTCCTTTTGCGCCCGACGTTCCTGACCAGCAAGAATCCCAGCGAACTGCGCACGGCGATTCGCGGCTTGCGCGATGAGCAATTCGACCTCGTCTGTTACAGCCCGTATACCTATGAATTCGATGTCGGGTTCGCGGCCACGCACTACGGGGGATTGGCGCTGCGGCGGCGCAATTTGCATCGGCTCGCCGCCGAGGCTCATCGCCGCACCCGCGCCACCCTGATGCTGCTCAGGGAACTTTTCGATTGCGCGATCGTCATCCACACCTCGGCGAATTTCCGGCGGCATGATTGCTCATGGCAATCCCAGATTAAAAATCTCGTCACACGCCGCGCCCGTCAAGTGACGGCGCGCCGCGCCAGCGACCTGATCGGCCGGCTGGTGGAGCGGCGCGGTCGCGACGCGGCCACGGCGATCGCAATTCTCGACGAGCGGGTGGCGCTCGCCCGGCATGGCGATCTACCTTTAGGTGAGACCTTTCACGATTCCGGCGTGGTGCATCCCACGGTGTTCAGCCGTGACCTCGCCGAGACCTATCAGAGTCTGATCCTGAGCCGGGTCCAGCTGACGACCAAGAAGATTCTGGTCGCGGATCTCGATAACACGCTGTGGAAGGGCACTATTGGCGAGGGTCCGGTCGAACATGATCATCGGCGCCAGGCGGTTTTGAAGAAGCTGCGTGAGAGGGGCGTGATGCTCGCGATTTGCTCCAAAAACGTTCCGCGCAAGATCAAGTGGGATGGGGCCTTACTCGCCGAGACGGATTTCGTCGCGGCGCAGATCAACTGGGGTCCGAAAGCCGCGAACCTTATACGCATCGCGCAGGAACTGAACCTCCGGCTGAACGATTTCGTGTTTCTTGACGATCGCGCAGACGAACGTGCGCTGGTTCAGGAGGCCCTGCCGGAAGTCGTAACGATGGACCCGGCCGCCGAAGGCGACTGGGCGATGATCGAATGGTGGGCGGCGCTGATATCGCCGCAGGGCGGCGCCGACCGCGCGCAGCTCTATCGCGAGCGGCGCGAACGGCAGCAATCTCTCGACGCGCTGCCGGACCGCCTCGAAGCCGAGAAGCTACTGCACACCTTGCGGCTCCGGCTCAAAATCCGCGACGCCAGCAAGCGCGATCTGCCGCGGGTGGTGGAACTCATCAATCGCACCAATCAGTTCAATACTAGTGGCGCCAGAACCACTGTGCGGGAACTTTTGGCGTGGCTCGACGACCCGCAGCATCGCCTGCTGGCCGCCGAAGCGGCGGATAAATTCGGTGAGATGGGCTTGATTTCCGCGCTACTCATCGAAACTGGTGGCCCCGCGATCGAGATCATTGCGTGGGTGATGAGCTGCCGGGTTTTCGGTTTCGGCATTGAGGTCGCGATGCTCAATCACCTCAAGCGGCTCGCCGCGGAAATCCGCGCCAGCAGCTTGCATGGCTATTTCACTCCGACTGACAGCAACGATCCTTGCCGCGACGTTTACCCCGCCAACGGCTTTGTGTGGGATGGGGTCAAATGGGTCTGCGCTGGCGATAGAGTCGCCGCCGACCCGCAATGGCTCGCGATCGACGCTGAGCTGATCTCGCTCTCCGCCTGA